From Neospora caninum Liverpool complete genome, chromosome VIII, a single genomic window includes:
- a CDS encoding putative zinc carboxypeptidase codes for MSPRTTVPSRLLIRLCLPHILRLLLLRFLLNLPLRHRLHVPALFLARLVRPRDPFFILDHGSMPYGYPTYDEAFLMMAQLLKTYGPSLISEHRIGHSTEGRPIVAYRVGGTSKPRAAAAPVSPATPASAPAGTSSLRGTKSEPLREQGTSEGGTQPDNLHGKKDEFPEILITGLHHAREPMSMTMCIYFIARLLRDYQAGEPEAVYLVHMREFWVIPLLNPDAYVAIETTGNMALRKNRRRFSSESRPPNAQLEDEGVDLNRNYAFNFLADQPEGSDDFGGPFPFSEPETAAVKFLVEQYRHADRALPQSSASPAAGSRMVDKHEHSDAVRAPANAQAPLLSPPLHGVRDFSPPQLSPFLRLLGRFEVALNFHTYGEVWTRPFNCCKNMPLPLWAQKAFEELKVALAVPTLNSAPNIPVLGYPTFGEADDWLLHAHSVLSMSPEIGWEEGGFWQTVGEQRESLRLNFPRIVTAAIKAGSEVGVRLALGQGLSAPHGARLPAIGTGKAKRVGGGHARTDDRRRAPSRTEGEADAEEGAEEAKDARTAEASSVLDSVVPRDRLTFVENVLRQKGWASILKQDDAGVSVHTIEVVNTGLLPLQGPATLLFLTGLPFFSSPVAASLFSSVDAAAAASLPPIRSTLERRFTGSRSKTKLPPPHALRTLQAFRSYQSPSYTPSSSSSSSSSSSSSSSSSSRSAVPSSADLRFDVLDEGGDGVGEKQAWNFVAFDEEWRTPLSVSFFSPSSLSRKAEAPHGPELPGLLVELPARLRGRDLESGDAGVLRVHLLETTGTSDASSPALSLSERLSSPYQSSNSSFPRSAQSAAVGACVLEAGAPEPEKAVKEVVPERGERQQPWFCRCGATKAEVEGDAPAGEADRDGKWISLPLFLENSKTSLLCAATLSLLSRHRPVSSPSVSSSREASRGFEAGRRLGGRCKGDTFFWDLDVPLHYANRRSSVSFALLMLLTLVLVLALALRLRYK; via the exons ATGTCTCCCCGAACGActgttccctctcgccttctaATCCGGCTTTGTCTTCCGCACatcctgcgtcttctgcttctgcgGTTTCTCCTCAATCTTCCCCTCCGACACCGACTTCACGTCCCagccctcttcctcgcgcgtctcgtccGTCCC AGAGATCCTTTCTTCATCCTCGACCATGGGTCGATGCCCTACGGCTACCCAACTTACGACGAAGCTTTTCTGATGATGGCGCAGCTGCTCAAGACTTACGGGCCGTCTCTTATCTCCGAACACCGCATCG GACACTCGACAGAGGGGCGCCCGATCGTGGCGTATCGCGTCGGGGGGACGTCCAAACCGCGggcagcggctgcgcctgtctccccggcGACGCCTGCCTCCGCTCCCGCTGGAACCTCGTCTCTTCGAGGCACAAAGTCGGAGCCGCTGCGCGAACAGGGAACCAGTGAAGGCGGGACACAGCCAGATAACCTCCACGGGAAAAAGGACGAGTTTCCGGAGATCCTCATCACCGGTCTACACCACGCACGCGAACCGATGAGCATGACGATGTGCATCTACTTCATAg CCCGGCTTCTGCGCGACTACCAAGCAGGAGAGCCTGAGGCGGTCTACTTGGTGCACATGCGGGAGTTTTGGGTGATTCCGTTGCTGAATCCTGACGCGTACGTGGCAATCGAGACGACAGGGAACATGGCGCTCCGAAAAAATCGACGCCGGTTCAGCTCGGAGAGCCGCCCGCCAAACGCGCAActcgaggacgaaggcgtTGATCTGAACAGAAATTACGCGTTCAACTTCCTCGCGGATCAACC agaagggagcgacGACTTTGGCGGGCCGTTCCCCTTCAGCGAACCGGAGACGGCCGCAGTGAAGTTTCTCGTCGAGCAGTATCGACACGCGGATCGTGCCTTGCCTCagtcttccgcgtcgcctgccgcggGGAGTCGCATGGTCGACAAGCACGAGCACAGCGACGCCGTTCGCGCGCCTGCAAACGCCCAggcgcctctgctgtctcctcctctccacggCGTTCGCgacttctcgcctcctcagctgtcgcctttcctccggCTCTTGGGTCGATTCGAGGTCGCCCTCAACTTCCATACTTACGGCGAAGTCTGGACCCGCCCGTTCAACTGCTGCAAAAATatgcctcttcctctctgggcTCAGAAAGCCTTTGAAGAACTCAAAGT AGCACTGGCCGTTCCGACCCTGAACAGCGCGCCGAACATTCCCGTTTTGGGGTATCCGACTTTCGGAGAAGCGGACGACTggctgctgcatgcacacagcgTCCTCTCGATGTCGCCCGAAATCGGatgggaagaaggcggttTCTGGCAGACTGTGGGTGAGCAGCGGGAGTCTCTGCGCCTCAATTTTCCGCGAATTGTCACGGCCGCAATCAAGGCCGGCAGCGAAGTGGGtgtgcgtctcgcgctcggGCAGGGACTCTCCGCCCCGCACGGGGCGCGGCTTCCGGCGATCGGGACTGGGAAGGCAAAGCGCGTTGGCGGCGGCCACGCGCGGACTGACGACAGGAGGCGCGCCCCGAGCAgaacggaaggcgaggccgacgcagaggaaggcgccgaagaagcgaaagacgcgagaacaGCGGAGGCGAGTAGCGTCCTCGACTCGGTTGTTCCCAGGGACCGCCTGACATTTGTGGAAAACGTCCTGAGGCAGAAAGGATGGGCGTCGATCCTGAAACAG GATGACGCCGGAGTCTCTGTTCACACCATCGAGGTGGTCAACAC cggccttctgcctctccaaGGCCCCGCcacgcttctcttcctcaccggccttcctttcttctcctcgcccgtcgccgcgtctctgttttccagCGTGGacgcggcggctgctgcctcGCTGCCGCCAATCCGGTCGACCCTCGAGAGGCGTTTCACTGGCAGTCGATCTAAAACGAAACTGCCTCCGCCTCACGCTCTTCGCACTCTCCAGGCTTTCCGATCTTACCAGTCTCCTTCGTAtactccttcttcttcgtcttcttcttcgtcgtcttcttcgtcttcttcttcgtcttcttcccgctctgCCGTTCCGTCTTCGGCGGACCTGCGATTCGACGTTTTGGatgagggaggagacggggTTGGAGAGAAGCAGGCTTGGAATTTTGTCGCTTTTGACGAAGAGTGgcgcacgcctctctctgtctctttcttctcgccctcgagtCTCTCCAGAAAAGCCGAAGCGCCGCACGGCCCGGAGCTTCCAGGG CTGCTTGTGGAACTCccggcgcgtcttcgcggccGCGATTTGGAGAGTGGCGACGCAGGCGTTCTTCGCGTCCACCTTCTCGAGACGACAGGAACAAGCGACGCGTCCTCGCCAGCGCTTTCGCTGTCGGAGAGGCTTTCTTCGCCATACCAGTCCTCGAATTCCAGCTTCCCACGCAGCGCACAGAGCGCAGCTGTCGGCGCATGCGTTCTGGAGGCTGGGGCACCGGAGCCTGAG aAAGCCGTTAAGGAAGTGGTCCcggagcgaggcgaacggCAACAGCCTTGGTTTTGCCGGTGCggggcgacgaaggcagaaGTTGAGGGCGACGCTCCAGCAGGCGAGGCCGACAGGGACGGCAAGTGGATATCTCTCCCG CTTTTCCTCGAAAACAGCAAAACCAgtctcctctgcgccgcAACCCTCagcctcctgtctcgccaccgtcccgtctcctcgccttctgtctcttcttcgcgggaGGCCTCGCGAGGATTTGAGGCAGgcaggcgcctcggcggGCGTTGTAAAGGAGACACTTTCTTCTGGGATTTGGACGTGCCTCTCCACTACGCGAATCGCAGGTCTTCAGTCTCG TTCGCCCTCTTGATGCTTCTCACGCTCGTCCttgtcctcgccctcgccctgCGCTTGCGATACAAGTAA
- a CDS encoding Methyltransferase, related — translation MRPGLCPKHGRICHCDGTWRLVIITVYYLVLSVPLSCAAFRVWGRGQVPASGHLSLRSPQRSRLCNATPTWSVVPDGKARKERRWRFKPLSRLTEPERGSSTCPSRRVLCASPDCQTSTVPPAREGNATENLKPDQYRPSEGEVVLVQIQFIVDTGEGFGSIRHVGNRCKNSSCRQPLNKEDFDSPSTSPPRSGPKSANLAATFASAEPLEEPPTSTGADPVDIRKGLLHLCGEHRWPVFVPFSIPGEYVWVRVHKTLAHHSIGFIVAYVNAPSSHRLTSPCPYFGVCSGCQYQHMPLSMQHEVKRGHVRGVLSRLAGLPESVPVNAVLSNNEGGGYHYRSKITPHYTFHREGSIPSVGYNDVRSPRRVLEIESCKLALRSINEKLVEVRKQVAEQAQTVTPGTTKSRRKGATLLLRDTATGIDDLHCWYRAGDFFQVNRRVLPLLATLRYIFDACSPSPLQVAHVREQLRDLDVSTRPRLRRRLLDCYCGVGLFALACHDEFDEVVGFDVSPSSIELAKHNAQFNSKWRARFEVSDAKTFFESFGARHSSASSRLFVVLDPPRKGCDAEFLQSLLKLKPERIVYISCHPATQARDLKAFLSLYAVKNVQPFDMFPHSRHIECVITLERTASEQAHGWPLPSTKLGKAGNAGGFPGKTGKGPMRT, via the exons ATGAGACCCGGGCTGTGTCCGAAGCATGGACGCATCTGTCATTGTGATGGGACCTGGCGTCTTGTGATCATTACAGTTTATTATCTGGTGCTGAGTGTACCGTTGTCGTGTGCGGCCTTTCGTGTGTGGGGTCGGGGGCAGGTTCCAGCTTCCGGGCACCTGTCACTGCGATCACCACAGCGCTCACGCCTTTGCAACGCAACTCCAACATGGTCAGTCGTTCCCGATGGCAAGGCTCGCAAGGAACGCCGCTGGCGTTTTAAGCCACTTTCCAGGCTTACTGAACCAGAACGAGGCAGTTCAACTTGCCCATCACGCAGGGTTCTTTGTGCGTCACCCGACTGCCAGACCTCCACTGTACCTCCTGCACGCGAAGGCAACGCCACCGAGAATTTGAAACCGGACCAGTACCGACCGTCCGAGGGAGAGGTCGTGCTCGTTCAGATCCAGTTTATTGTTGACACAGGAGAAGGTTTTGGCTCAATTCGCCACGTCGGTAACAGGTGCAAAAACTCGAGTTGCAGGCAGCCTCTCAATAAAGAAGATTTTGACTCGCCGTCAACAAGCCCTCCGAGGAGTGGTCCGAAGTCAGCGAACTTGGCAGCGACCTTTGCTAGTGCTGAACCCCTGGAAGAGCCCCCCACATCGACTGGGGCTGATCCTGTCGATATCCGAAAGGGTCTTCTCCACTTGTGCGGAGAGCATCGGTGGCCGGTTTTTGTTCCCTTCTCAATCCCTGGCGAATACGTCTGGGTGCGCGTCCACAAGACGCTTGCGCACCACAGCATTGGCTTCATCGTCGCTTACGTGaacgcgccttcttcccaccGGCTGACATCTCCGTGTCCCTACTTTGGAGTGTGTAGTGGATGCCAGTATCAGCATATGCCTCTTTCAATGCAG CATGAGGTAAAACGGGGGCATGTTCGCGGTGTCCTCAGCCGCCTAGCCGGTTTGCCTGAAAGTGTACCCGTAAATGCGGTTCTGTCTAACAACGAGGGCGGAGGATACCACTACCGATCGAAGATTACCCCGCATTACACGTTTCACCGCGAGGGCAGCATTCCGTCGGTGGGCTACAACGACGTGCGGTCTCCGAGACGA GTTCTCGAAATCGAGTCGTGTAAACTGGCCTTGCGGTCGATCAACGAAAAGCTTGTGGAGGTCCGCAAGCAGGTGGCTGAACAAGCTCAAACTGTGACTCCCGGGACAACAAAATcgcggaggaaaggcgcgactCTTTTGTTGCGTGATACTG CCACCGGGATCGATGACCTGCACTGCTGGTATAGGGCAGGAGACTTCTTCCAAGTCAACCGTCGTGTTCTGCCTCTACTG GCAACACTGCGGTACATCTTTGATGCGTGTTCCCCTTCGCCCCTCCAGGTTGCCCACGTCAGGGAACAACTCCGCGATTTGGATGTCTCGAcacgtcctcgtctccgtcgtcgcctcctgGACTGTTACTGCGGCGTCGGACTTTTCGCCTTGGCGTGCCACGACGAATTCGAC GAAGTTGTGGGTTTCGACGTGAGCCCATCAAGCATAGAACTGGCAAAACATAATGCGCAGTTCAACTCCAAGTGGAGGGCGCGTTTCGAGGTCAGCGACGCGAAGACTTTTTTCG AGTCCTTTGGCGCAAGGCACTCGTCAGCAAGTAGCCGTTTATTTGTTGTTCTTGACCCTCCAAGAAAAGGTTGTGACGCGGAGTTCCTCCAGAGCTTGCTCAA GCTAAAACCCGAACGAATCGTCTACATATCTTGCCACCCCGCGACGCAG GCGAGAGACCTGAAAGCTTTTCTGTCCCTCTACGCCGTCAAAAACGTTCAGCCTTTCGACATGTTTCCTCACTCACGACACATTGAATGCGTCATCACCTTGGAGCGCACTGCCAGTGAACAAGCCCACGGCTGGCCACTTCCATCTACAAAGTTGGGCAAGGCGGGAAACGCAGGAGGCTTCCCTGGCAAGACGGGTAAAGGGCCCATGCGCACATGA
- a CDS encoding putative lipoate-protein ligase a has translation MSLARRTQQPLLALPPRAVFSRGLGPGFAPPFQSRRRSCARRDPSTSWLSPSVALPPLRNSLLSASAHHASLPTSFPAFHDPRKAHFSTVQTHEETHETSTAPRILSSSSSDIVENLAAECFLVDVFGRGHGLPASAGEGAERAKAENAESAAKQRTERRDLRAPLLFLWRNDKTIVIGRHQNAWSECNIQKMDESGVKLARRYTGGGAVYQDLGNTCFTFLDPVATHNKERNNKIILRALEKAFGIKCSASGRNDLVASDGRKFSGAAYSKLPHGWLHHGTVMREVDCEALGRYLTPSKEKLASKSIKSVTSRVVNLKTLHAGITHDNLCDAITDSFLEEYGSSADRNVVRGMDSVENLQLEGTEYRMREHPVFQNHFRTLSNWEWRYGHSPAFERSLSHRFPWGSFDVHVNVAQGYVTDAKIYSDCLFPDLVDAFTEAVRGCRFTELELRRAILDITLEKTSPELDCFLRDFADWLSTASQE, from the exons ATGTCGCTGGCGAGGCGGACGCAACAGCCGCTCTTGGCGCTGCCGCCCAGagccgttttctctcgcggtctcGGTCCCGGCTTCGCTCCGCCTTTCCagtcgaggaggcgaagctgcgctCGCAGGGATCCGTCCACCTCTTggttgtctccttccgttgctttgcctcctctccgtaactctctcctgtctgccTCCGCGCACCATGCGTCTCTGCCGACGtcgtttcccgccttccaCGACCCGCGCAAGGCTCACTTTTCAACTGTCCAGAcacacgaggagacacacgagaccTCGACGGCCCCCCGCATtttgtcttcgtcgtcctcagATATCGTCGAAAACTTGGCAGCAGAATGCTTTCTCGTCGATGTCTTTGGGCGAGGCCATGGCCTTCCAGCCTCGGctggggaaggcgccgaacgggcgaaggcggagaacgCCGAGAGTGCAGCTAAACAGAGAACCGAACGGAGAGACTTGCGAgcgcctcttctgttcctctggAGAAACGACAAAACCATCGTTATTGGCCGCCACCAAAATGCGTGGAGCGAATGTAACATTCAAAAAATGGACGAGAGTGGGGTCAAACTCGCCAGGCGCTACacaggaggcggcgctgtCTACCAG GATCTTGGAAACACGTGCTTCACGTTCTTGGACCCTGTCGCGACGCACAACAAGGAAAGGAACAACAAAATCATTCTTCGCGCACTGGAGAAGGCCTTTGGAATCAAATGCAGTGCCAGCGGCAGAAACGATCTCGTTGCCTCAGACGGCCGGAAG TTTTCAGGCGCGGCGTATTCGAAACTTCCCCACGGATGGCTTCACCACG GTACTGTGATGCGCGAAGTGGACTGTGAGGCCTTGGGGCGGTATCTGACGCCGAGCAAGGAGAAACTGGCAAGCAAAAGCATCAAGAGCGTTACGTCTCGCGTGGTCAATTTGAagactctgcatgcagggatTACACACGACAAC CTGTGCGATGCCATCACTGACTCTTTTCTGGAGGAGTACGGATCGTCAGCCGACCGCAATGTCGTGCGAGGAATGGACTCCGTCGAGAATCTCCAGCTTGAAGGCACCGAGTACCGCATGCGCGAACACCCTGTCTTCCAAAACCACTTTAGGACGCTCTCCAACTGGGAGTGGCGGTATGGGCACAGCCCCGCCTTTGAGCGCTCGCTCTCGCATCGCTTTCCATGGGGATCTTTT gacGTCCACGTCAATGTCGCCCAAGGCTACGTCACCGACGCGAAGATCTACTCGGATTGTCTCTTCCCTGACCTCGTCGACGCCTTCACTGAGGCGGTTCGTG GATGCCGCTTCACTGAATTGGAATTAAGGCGCGCGATTCTCGATATCACAC TGGAGAAGACCTCGCCAGAGCTCGACTGTTTCCTGCGCGACTTCGCCGACTGGCTGTCGACGGCCAGTCAGGAATGA
- a CDS encoding putative inhibitor-1 of protein phosphatase type 2A produces MESAIRERVEHWFAKRRGEDGEDANGASSSASGKDEEMMKAAGEEMVELILDGRQFKSVGEEAAALLQKLTVLGKLTCNQTGLHSIEGFPVMPSVKTLELTDNHISGGLEALVKSFPNIKRLQLGGNYFRNFEVLEPLKGLGSLEHLGLDMSPISNQSDYRQKVFEMFPRLLVLDSTDKDGKEVEAADSDEEDEEEYDDDEEADTTLKDFYEKDLEDEDEEDEDDFNPDGEEEEDEDFDEEEEEDGIEGDGAADGEEEDAKDADGKKRKNDAAVSGEGENDSAKHPRLS; encoded by the exons ATGGAGTCTGCCATTCGGGAGCGTGTTGAACACTGGTTCGCcaagcgaagaggcgaggacggagaggatgCCAATggagcctcttcttccgcatcggggaaagacgaggaaatgATGAAGGCCGCAGGGGAGGAAATGGTGGAACTGATTCTCGATGGACGCCAGTTCAAATCTGTGGGTGAAGAAGCAGCTGCCCTCCTGCAAAAATTGACGGTTCTCGGGAAGTTGACTTGCAACCAAACGGGCCTGCACTCTATCGAGGGCTTCCCGGTCATGCCCAGTGTCAAGACACTCGAACTGACGGACAACCACATCTCTGGCGGACTCGAGGCTCTGGTCAAATCCTTCCCAAACATCAAGCGACTGCAGTTGGGCGGAAACTACTTCCGAAACTTCGAGGTTCTGGAGCCTCTG aaAGGGCTCGGCAGCCTCGAGCACTTGGGCTTGGACATGAGTCCTATCAGCAACCAGAGCGACTATCGTCAGAAGGTTTTTGAGATgttcccgcgtctccttgtcCTCGATTCGACTGATaaggacggaaaggaggTCGAGGCGGCCGACtctgacgaagaagatgaggaagagt atgacgacgacgaagaagcagatACCACTCTGAAGGATTTCTACGAGAAGGATctggaagacgaggacgaggaagatgaagacgactTCAAcccagacggcgaagaagaagaggacgaagacttCGATGAAG aagaggaagaggatggGATTgagggagacggggcggcggacggcgaggaggaagatgcaAAGGAtgcagacgggaagaagaggaagaacgatGCCGCTGTCTcaggggagggagagaacgactCGGCGAAACATCCGCGTCTGAGCTAA